A stretch of bacterium DNA encodes these proteins:
- a CDS encoding bifunctional riboflavin kinase/FAD synthetase, producing MSFIKDIFNFNSKLLKKRGSIVTIGVFDGVHRGHQEIIKRVAAEGNFKGLISLVITFYPHPLQVISKNSPLLIYNLEKRIKLIKKLGIKKVLVINFNPVIATLSPEDFVSQILIDKLNMKKIWVGTDHTFGIKKGGDFSLLKEISQKYSFEVESISPLKIDKEVVCSSVIRKSISEGEIKKANKLLNHIYRITGKVAAGSKRGAKMGYPTANLLLEKEFVIPSQGEYATFVKYKNKYYQSFTNIGIRPTFKEQNLILETHLFNFSKDIYQETITVYFIEKIRPEFCFPNGQELIKQIEKDKILVSEILNRDDYLSLMKKI from the coding sequence ATGAGCTTCATAAAAGATATCTTTAATTTTAATTCTAAACTACTTAAAAAGCGTGGATCTATAGTAACTATAGGGGTTTTTGATGGAGTTCATCGAGGACATCAAGAAATTATTAAAAGAGTAGCTGCTGAAGGAAATTTTAAAGGTCTAATAAGTCTAGTGATAACTTTTTATCCTCATCCTCTTCAAGTAATCTCTAAAAATTCTCCTTTATTAATTTATAACTTAGAAAAAAGAATCAAGCTTATAAAAAAATTAGGCATAAAAAAGGTCTTAGTTATTAACTTTAATCCAGTAATAGCTACTTTATCTCCAGAAGACTTTGTCAGTCAAATTTTAATTGATAAGCTTAATATGAAGAAGATATGGGTAGGAACAGATCATACTTTTGGAATTAAGAAGGGGGGGGATTTTAGTTTACTAAAAGAGATAAGTCAAAAATATAGCTTTGAAGTAGAAAGCATTTCTCCTTTGAAGATTGATAAAGAGGTGGTTTGTAGTAGTGTCATTAGAAAATCTATAAGCGAAGGAGAAATCAAAAAAGCTAATAAGCTCTTAAATCACATCTATCGAATTACTGGAAAAGTAGCAGCAGGTAGTAAAAGAGGAGCAAAGATGGGTTATCCTACCGCTAATCTTTTATTAGAAAAAGAGTTTGTCATACCTTCTCAAGGAGAATATGCTACTTTTGTAAAATATAAGAATAAATATTATCAAAGTTTTACTAATATAGGTATTCGTCCTACTTTTAAAGAACAAAACTTAATCTTAGAAACTCACTTATTTAACTTTTCTAAAGATATTTACCAAGAGACTATCACGGTGTATTTTATAGAAAAGATCCGTCCAGAGTTTTGTTTTCCTAATGGCCAAGAGTTAATTAAACAAATAGAGAAAGACAAGATTTTAGTAAGTGAGATTTTAAATAGAGATGATTACCTATCTTTAATGAAAAAAATTTAA
- a CDS encoding DNA translocase FtsK, protein MKNSNDQNKKSSIASEISGIIFITLAILSLVSLLGYHEGDHKSINWFTSKLDQTDLKNYAGIIGVYLSSGLFFLFGIGAFFIPAILGILGINKFKKINPWPKSYIIGFLILSLSMPTFLAALHSSSEISDKTFHLYGLTGSNLSVILKRYFGVADYLFIIFFILLGIILAFRFSLINFFNLLKKFNLYLINNLISKVKKNRSRRRLEKNIVESNFKPLIEKEDKKIQVKPKPIVEPIQENEEDLKESKPCPSFLYQLPPLSLLQDVEFVETEESKEDILSYAHQLEDTLANFNIEAKVVQVSKGPVVTRYELQPSSGTKVSSIVSLSDDIALALAALSVRIEAPIPGKQAIGIEIPNKKRRLVSLKEILSSSGYKNEDSLLSLALGKDISGEVVVGNLGKMPHLLVAGTTGSGKSVCINSVITSLLYNASPSQLKLILIDPKRVELSGFNGIPHLLVPVVTDPKRTSQVLSWLVTEMEERYELLAYHGVRDIESFNQDPPKQIPEGLKVCLDSLAGDQKLPCIVTVIDELADLMMASAKSAKDCEESITRIAQMARAVGIHLVIATQRPTVNVITGLIKANFPSRIAFQVSSKIDSRTILDMNGAEKLLGQGDMLFLPGGIPKPIRIQCAYLSSQELEAVVNFIKKQPFLNSQQVKMEYEIFEKKDSSNLDNQEVDDELYEKAVNLTMESDQISTSMLQRYLRIGYNRAARLVDMMEAEGIIGSTNGSKPREVLIKNPLERV, encoded by the coding sequence ATGAAAAATTCCAATGACCAAAATAAAAAATCATCTATTGCTTCTGAAATATCAGGAATTATTTTTATTACTTTAGCTATCTTGTCTTTAGTTAGCTTACTTGGTTACCACGAAGGTGATCATAAATCTATTAATTGGTTTACCTCAAAACTTGATCAAACAGATCTTAAAAATTATGCGGGTATTATAGGAGTTTACTTATCTTCTGGGCTATTTTTTCTCTTTGGCATAGGAGCATTTTTTATTCCTGCGATCTTAGGAATCTTAGGAATTAACAAATTTAAAAAGATAAATCCCTGGCCAAAGAGTTATATTATTGGTTTTTTAATTCTTTCTCTATCAATGCCTACTTTTTTAGCTGCTCTTCATAGTTCTTCTGAAATTTCTGATAAAACTTTCCATCTTTATGGTTTAACAGGGAGTAATCTTTCTGTCATTTTAAAAAGATATTTTGGGGTAGCAGATTACTTATTTATTATCTTTTTTATCTTATTGGGAATTATTTTAGCCTTCCGTTTTTCTCTGATTAACTTTTTTAATCTTTTAAAAAAATTTAATCTTTATTTAATTAATAATTTAATTAGTAAAGTAAAAAAAAACAGATCCAGAAGGAGATTGGAAAAAAATATAGTCGAAAGCAATTTTAAGCCACTAATAGAAAAGGAAGATAAGAAGATCCAAGTAAAACCTAAACCAATTGTAGAACCTATTCAAGAAAATGAAGAAGATTTAAAAGAGTCAAAGCCTTGCCCATCTTTTTTATACCAACTTCCCCCTCTTTCTTTACTTCAAGATGTTGAGTTCGTAGAGACAGAAGAGAGTAAAGAAGATATTCTTTCCTATGCTCATCAATTAGAAGATACTTTAGCTAATTTTAATATTGAAGCTAAGGTAGTTCAAGTAAGCAAGGGTCCTGTGGTAACGAGATACGAATTACAACCTTCTTCTGGAACAAAAGTTTCTAGTATTGTTAGCCTAAGTGATGATATTGCTTTAGCATTAGCGGCTCTTAGTGTGCGAATTGAAGCACCTATTCCCGGTAAACAAGCTATAGGCATAGAGATTCCTAATAAAAAGAGGAGGTTAGTTTCTTTAAAAGAAATACTTTCTTCTTCGGGATATAAAAATGAAGATTCTTTACTTTCTTTAGCCTTAGGAAAAGATATCTCAGGAGAAGTAGTGGTTGGCAATTTAGGGAAGATGCCTCATCTTTTAGTGGCTGGAACGACTGGCTCAGGTAAGAGTGTTTGTATTAATTCTGTTATTACCTCTCTTTTGTACAATGCCTCACCTTCTCAGTTGAAGCTTATCTTAATTGATCCTAAAAGAGTAGAACTTAGTGGCTTTAATGGCATACCTCATTTATTAGTTCCAGTGGTTACCGATCCTAAGCGAACTTCTCAAGTTCTTTCTTGGTTAGTCACGGAAATGGAAGAAAGGTATGAATTATTAGCATATCATGGAGTTAGAGATATAGAATCTTTCAATCAAGATCCTCCAAAACAAATACCAGAAGGCTTAAAGGTCTGCCTTGATTCTTTGGCTGGCGATCAGAAGCTTCCTTGCATTGTAACGGTGATTGATGAATTAGCTGATCTAATGATGGCTTCTGCAAAATCAGCAAAAGACTGCGAAGAATCAATTACCCGGATTGCTCAGATGGCTCGAGCGGTAGGAATTCATTTAGTTATTGCTACTCAAAGGCCTACAGTCAATGTCATCACCGGTTTAATAAAAGCTAATTTTCCTTCGAGAATTGCTTTTCAAGTCTCTTCTAAGATTGATTCTCGAACTATTTTAGATATGAACGGTGCTGAAAAATTATTAGGTCAAGGTGATATGTTATTCTTACCTGGAGGAATACCTAAGCCTATTCGGATTCAATGTGCCTATCTCTCTAGCCAAGAGTTAGAAGCGGTAGTAAATTTTATTAAAAAACAACCATTCCTTAACTCCCAGCAGGTAAAGATGGAATATGAAATATTTGAGAAAAAAGATAGTAGTAATTTAGATAATCAAGAGGTAGATGACGAACTTTACGAAAAAGCAGTTAACTTGACCATGGAGAGTGATCAAATTTCTACTTCTATGCTTCAAAGGTATCTTCGGATTGGATATAATCGAGCTGCTCGCTTAGTAGATATGATGGAAGCAGAAGGAATTATTGGGTCAACTAATGGAAGTAAACCTCGAGAGGTTTTAATTAAAAATCCTTTAGAGAGGGTTTAA
- the uppP gene encoding undecaprenyl-diphosphatase UppP produces the protein MEIIKALILGLVQGLTEFLPVSSSGHLVIMQHYLNFPLPPLFFDIILHLGTLISVVYVFKDDLLAMLKSTMRYFRKKDFINNEIWFLLMIILGTIPTGIIGLLFKPYFERLFTSVLSVGFALVATAVILFLAEILNKPGKKEKINVVNALSIGIMQGVAIIPGISRSGITISTGIMQNINREIATKYSFLLSIPAILGAVTLDLSSANNMEIMSNHWHLYLGGGLVATVSGILAIKVLLWMLRRYKLYIFSVYCLMIGWWVIWESI, from the coding sequence ATGGAGATAATAAAAGCATTAATTTTAGGCTTAGTTCAAGGTCTGACTGAATTTTTACCTGTCAGTAGCTCGGGACATTTAGTCATCATGCAACATTACTTAAATTTTCCTCTTCCTCCGCTATTCTTTGATATTATCCTCCACCTAGGTACTTTAATTTCCGTAGTTTATGTATTTAAAGATGACCTCTTGGCGATGCTAAAGAGTACTATGAGATATTTTAGAAAGAAAGACTTCATTAATAATGAAATTTGGTTTTTATTGATGATCATCTTAGGAACTATACCTACCGGAATAATAGGACTTCTTTTTAAGCCTTATTTTGAACGTTTATTTACTTCGGTATTATCAGTAGGTTTTGCTTTAGTGGCTACCGCAGTTATCTTATTTTTAGCTGAAATTTTAAATAAACCAGGAAAGAAAGAAAAGATCAACGTGGTCAATGCTCTCTCAATAGGAATAATGCAAGGAGTAGCCATTATTCCAGGGATATCACGGTCAGGTATTACTATTTCTACCGGGATAATGCAAAATATAAATAGAGAAATAGCCACTAAATACTCATTCTTACTCTCTATACCGGCTATTTTAGGAGCAGTAACCTTAGATCTTAGTAGTGCTAATAATATGGAGATCATGTCTAATCATTGGCATCTTTACCTTGGAGGGGGCTTGGTGGCTACTGTTTCAGGAATATTGGCGATTAAGGTTTTATTATGGATGTTAAGAAGATATAAGCTTTATATTTTTAGTGTTTATTGTTTAATGATAGGGTGGTGGGTTATTTGGGAAAGTATATAG
- a CDS encoding phosphatidylglycerophosphatase A: MGFKIARSFIIYLASLSFVGYFPFFPGTLGTLLALLAYLYLSKVTLSVFWYGLILVSLILIGVLICHLAEKFLSEKDPPQIILDEFLGYLVAVFLIPFDLRNIVASFLLFRFLDISKPFFIKKLQNISGGIGILADDLAAGIITNLILRLSQLLEKLIK, translated from the coding sequence TTGGGATTTAAGATAGCCAGATCTTTTATTATCTACTTGGCTTCTTTGTCTTTTGTAGGATATTTTCCTTTTTTTCCTGGAACACTGGGAACTTTATTAGCTTTGTTGGCTTATCTATATTTATCTAAGGTTACCTTAAGTGTTTTTTGGTATGGTTTAATCTTAGTTTCATTAATATTGATCGGTGTTCTTATCTGTCATTTAGCGGAAAAATTTTTAAGCGAAAAGGACCCACCCCAAATAATCTTAGATGAATTTTTAGGATATCTAGTGGCTGTTTTCTTAATTCCCTTTGACCTAAGAAATATAGTTGCTTCTTTCCTTTTGTTTCGATTTTTAGACATAAGTAAACCTTTTTTTATAAAGAAACTTCAAAATATCTCAGGAGGAATAGGGATCTTAGCTGATGATTTAGCCGCTGGAATAATAACTAATTTAATTCTTCGCCTAAGTCAGTTACTTGAGAAATTAATTAAATAA
- the pgsA gene encoding CDP-diacylglycerol--glycerol-3-phosphate 3-phosphatidyltransferase, with amino-acid sequence MSVANILTLTRVLLVPPFLYFISCKSFFFQNVALFIFILAAVTDMLDGYFARRNKIITNWGKFMDPLADKILISAAFISFVSIPSLYIPAWMVVLIISREFIITGLRLIASNEGTVVAASMEGKVKTTSQIITIIAILLLLTFKSYLNQDNIYQSLSYEPRLFIEYIFHLLPYSLVLATTFFTLYSGVSYLIEYKDLVCDLR; translated from the coding sequence ATGAGTGTAGCTAATATCTTAACTCTTACTAGAGTTTTACTTGTCCCACCATTCTTATACTTTATTTCCTGTAAGAGTTTCTTTTTTCAAAACGTGGCTTTATTTATCTTTATCTTAGCCGCCGTAACTGACATGTTAGATGGATATTTTGCCAGGCGGAATAAGATTATTACTAACTGGGGAAAATTTATGGACCCCTTAGCTGATAAAATATTAATTTCTGCTGCTTTTATCTCATTCGTGAGTATTCCTTCTTTATATATTCCTGCTTGGATGGTGGTTTTAATTATTAGTAGAGAATTTATTATTACTGGCCTGCGATTAATTGCCAGCAATGAAGGAACGGTAGTAGCTGCTTCTATGGAAGGCAAAGTAAAGACTACTTCTCAAATTATAACTATTATTGCCATTTTGCTTCTCCTTACCTTCAAAAGTTATCTTAATCAAGATAATATTTATCAAAGTTTAAGTTACGAACCGAGACTTTTTATAGAGTATATTTTTCACTTACTTCCTTACTCTTTAGTTCTCGCCACTACCTTCTTTACTTTATATTCAGGAGTAAGTTATCTTATTGAGTATAAGGACTTAGTTTGTGATTTAAGATAG
- the pnp gene encoding polyribonucleotide nucleotidyltransferase: MFSTQQEIAGRVLSIETGNLANQANGAVVIRYGDTVIMVAAVASKEAKKDLDFFPLICEHKERTYAAGKFPGGFIKREGRSTEKEILTSRLIDRPLRPLFNKDFRNEVAITSTVFSYDGENSSDIISIIGASAALIISDIPFDKPIGVVRIGRINDKFIVNPTLKEQKESSLDLVIAGTNSSIMMIECGASEVSERLILEALEFSQEHIRRIIKLQEDLYQQYHKEKLIFENFTVNKQLKNLVSEFIEPKVRNINFGLTKQEWQKQMESVEKETIERFKDQFPGKEGEIKAVIEENEKVVIRERIIKEEKRPDGRDPKAIRSITCQVGILPRTHGSGLFTRGQTQALVVTTLGTEEDEQIVDSLEGKNRKKFMLHYNFPSYSIGETKPDRGPGRREIGHGALAERALSPLIPNGEVFPYTIRVVSDILESNGSTSMASVCGGTLSLMDAGVPIQRPCSGIAMGLIASQEKIIILSDITGLEDQIGDMDFKVAGTSEGITALQLDVKVEGLSVEMLKGALHQAYEGRLFILGEMNKSIQKSAEKISIYAPRIIKIGINPDKIRDVIGPGGKIIRNIIELTGAKIDIKDKGEVSISSCDEEKANQALEMINCLIAEVEVGKIYQGKVIRITNFGAFVEVLPGKEGLVHISQLANYHVRKVEDILKEGDKVLVKVMEIDEQGRINLSRKAALTDKG, translated from the coding sequence ATGTTTAGCACACAACAAGAAATTGCAGGTAGAGTTTTATCTATAGAGACAGGGAATTTGGCTAACCAAGCCAATGGCGCAGTGGTAATAAGATATGGAGATACTGTCATTATGGTGGCAGCAGTAGCCTCTAAAGAGGCAAAAAAAGATCTAGACTTTTTTCCCTTAATTTGCGAACACAAAGAAAGAACATATGCTGCTGGAAAATTCCCAGGTGGTTTTATAAAGAGAGAAGGACGCTCTACAGAGAAGGAAATATTAACTTCTCGGTTGATCGATCGTCCTTTACGGCCTCTTTTTAATAAGGATTTTCGAAATGAGGTAGCGATTACCTCGACTGTGTTTTCCTATGACGGGGAAAATAGTTCTGATATTATCTCGATAATTGGTGCTTCAGCAGCCTTAATTATTTCAGATATTCCATTTGACAAACCTATTGGCGTGGTTCGTATTGGAAGGATAAATGATAAATTTATTGTTAACCCAACCCTTAAGGAACAAAAAGAAAGTTCTTTAGATTTAGTTATTGCCGGAACTAACTCTTCTATAATGATGATTGAATGTGGAGCTTCTGAGGTTTCAGAAAGATTAATTTTAGAAGCTCTTGAATTTAGTCAGGAACATATAAGAAGGATAATAAAACTACAAGAAGATTTATATCAACAATACCATAAAGAAAAATTGATTTTTGAAAATTTTACTGTGAATAAACAATTAAAGAATTTAGTCAGTGAATTTATAGAGCCAAAGGTGAGAAATATAAATTTTGGACTGACTAAGCAAGAATGGCAAAAACAAATGGAGAGTGTTGAAAAAGAGACGATAGAAAGATTTAAAGATCAATTTCCAGGAAAAGAGGGTGAAATTAAAGCAGTTATAGAAGAAAATGAGAAAGTGGTGATTCGGGAACGAATTATTAAAGAAGAGAAAAGGCCTGATGGTCGAGATCCTAAAGCTATTCGTTCTATTACTTGCCAGGTAGGTATCTTACCTCGAACTCATGGTTCTGGATTATTTACTCGAGGTCAAACTCAAGCTTTAGTAGTTACTACTTTAGGAACAGAAGAAGATGAACAAATCGTTGATAGCCTTGAAGGCAAAAATAGAAAGAAATTTATGTTACACTATAATTTTCCCTCTTATAGCATAGGCGAAACTAAGCCTGATCGTGGTCCTGGAAGACGAGAAATAGGTCATGGAGCTTTAGCCGAAAGAGCTCTTTCTCCTCTTATTCCTAATGGAGAGGTCTTTCCTTATACTATTAGAGTAGTTTCAGATATTTTAGAATCTAATGGTTCTACCTCTATGGCCAGTGTCTGCGGAGGTACTTTATCCTTGATGGATGCGGGAGTTCCTATCCAAAGGCCTTGCTCTGGAATTGCCATGGGACTTATTGCCAGCCAAGAAAAGATTATTATTTTGAGCGACATTACCGGGTTAGAAGACCAGATTGGTGATATGGATTTTAAAGTAGCCGGGACAAGCGAAGGAATTACTGCTTTACAATTAGACGTTAAGGTAGAAGGCTTAAGTGTAGAAATGCTTAAGGGAGCTTTACACCAAGCTTATGAAGGACGACTCTTTATTTTAGGGGAGATGAATAAAAGCATTCAAAAGTCTGCCGAGAAAATTTCTATTTATGCTCCTCGGATTATTAAGATAGGAATAAATCCTGATAAAATTAGAGATGTCATTGGTCCTGGAGGAAAAATTATTCGAAATATTATTGAGCTTACTGGAGCTAAGATTGATATTAAAGATAAAGGAGAAGTTTCTATTTCTTCTTGCGATGAAGAAAAAGCTAATCAAGCTTTAGAAATGATTAATTGTTTAATAGCTGAAGTAGAGGTAGGAAAAATTTATCAAGGAAAAGTAATCAGGATAACAAATTTTGGAGCTTTTGTAGAGGTGTTACCAGGAAAAGAAGGATTGGTTCACATTTCTCAATTAGCTAACTACCATGTTAGAAAAGTAGAGGATATTTTAAAAGAAGGCGATAAAGTCTTAGTAAAAGTAATGGAGATTGATGAACAAGGTCGAATTAATTTAAGTCGTAAAGCTGCTTTAACGGACAAAGGTTAG
- the rpsO gene encoding 30S ribosomal protein S15, which translates to MVLALEDKKNIIEKFKQHESDTGSPEVQIAILSARISYLTEHFKVYPKDHHSRRGLLKLVSQRRSLLDYLKKKDSNRYLVLIKKLNIRK; encoded by the coding sequence ATGGTCTTAGCTTTAGAAGATAAGAAAAACATTATTGAAAAATTTAAGCAACATGAAAGCGACACTGGTTCACCAGAAGTTCAAATTGCTATACTTAGTGCTCGCATTAGTTATTTAACGGAACATTTTAAAGTTTATCCTAAAGACCATCATTCTCGAAGAGGATTACTTAAGCTTGTTTCTCAAAGGAGAAGTCTTTTGGATTATTTAAAGAAGAAAGATAGTAATCGTTATCTTGTTCTTATCAAGAAACTAAATATACGAAAGTAA
- a CDS encoding insulinase family protein has translation MFHKEVLKNGLRIISEEIPHVDSISIGLWVNVGSCHESSQENGISHFIEHMMFKGTDQRSAREIAATMDRVGGTLGAFTSRECTCYYIKVVSKYFSLAMDLLSDMFFNSLFEKKEIGREKHVVIEEIKMYEDTPDELIHDLFVQTIWAGHSLGQPITGTREVVNVLTKEMISEFKNKMYQPEKIVISVAGNINHQRVFDETRELFEKLKGLPNSLKEEPPKVSSCLYSQKKDYEQMHLCLGTIGLPYTHEDRYALYLLNSILGGGMSSRLFYEIREKKGLAYAVYSYQTSYASSGIFTTYLGISPKNYHKTVKIVLNEFSKIKNKKIKDLELNKAKENHKGSLILSMEDTFNHMARIAKQELYFNKLFTIEETIKKIDLVKIEDIQRVASSIFQEKYLSIATIGPLSEQECKVEISLSN, from the coding sequence ATGTTTCACAAAGAAGTCTTAAAAAATGGTTTAAGGATAATTAGCGAAGAAATACCCCATGTGGATTCCATTTCCATTGGTTTATGGGTAAATGTAGGTTCATGCCATGAGAGTTCCCAAGAAAATGGTATTTCTCACTTTATTGAGCATATGATGTTTAAAGGAACTGATCAAAGATCTGCTCGAGAGATAGCCGCTACTATGGATAGAGTAGGAGGAACTTTAGGTGCTTTTACTAGCCGAGAGTGTACTTGTTACTATATTAAGGTTGTTTCTAAATATTTTTCCTTAGCCATGGATCTTTTATCTGATATGTTCTTTAATTCTCTCTTTGAAAAGAAAGAGATTGGGAGAGAAAAGCACGTCGTTATTGAAGAAATTAAGATGTATGAAGATACTCCTGATGAGTTAATCCATGATTTATTTGTTCAGACTATTTGGGCTGGACATAGCTTAGGACAACCTATTACTGGAACAAGGGAAGTAGTGAATGTTTTAACCAAAGAGATGATCTCGGAATTTAAAAATAAGATGTACCAACCTGAAAAAATAGTTATTTCTGTAGCTGGAAACATTAATCATCAAAGAGTATTTGATGAAACAAGAGAATTATTCGAAAAACTAAAAGGTCTTCCTAATTCCTTAAAAGAAGAGCCACCTAAGGTAAGCTCTTGTCTTTATAGCCAAAAGAAAGACTACGAGCAAATGCACCTTTGTCTTGGCACCATTGGGCTTCCTTATACTCATGAGGATAGATATGCTCTTTATTTATTAAATAGTATCTTAGGAGGAGGAATGAGTTCTCGTCTCTTTTACGAGATTAGAGAGAAGAAAGGATTAGCTTATGCCGTTTATTCTTACCAAACCTCCTATGCCTCTTCTGGAATATTCACTACTTATTTAGGCATTAGTCCTAAAAATTATCATAAAACCGTAAAGATTGTCTTAAATGAATTTTCTAAGATTAAGAACAAGAAGATTAAGGATTTGGAATTAAATAAAGCTAAAGAAAATCATAAAGGGAGCTTAATCCTTTCTATGGAAGACACTTTTAATCACATGGCTAGAATTGCTAAACAAGAGCTTTACTTTAATAAACTCTTTACCATAGAGGAAACTATCAAAAAAATCGATCTTGTCAAAATAGAAGATATTCAAAGAGTTGCTTCTTCTATCTTCCAAGAAAAATACCTATCTATCGCTACTATTGGTCCATTGTCTGAACAAGAATGTAAGGTTGAAATCTCTCTTTCTAATTAA
- a CDS encoding ribonuclease J: MNPHLKNKYNQKKSADEYKIYVIPLGGCGEIGKNMTIIESKDDLIVIDAGLMFPKEEMLGIDLIIPDISYLVKNSSKIRAIILTHGHEDHIGALPYIISQINVPIYGTRLTLGLLESKLAEFEIKNLPSLICIKPRDKITLGSFQVKFFRVSHSIADGVGLVILTKIGSILHTGDFKIDQTPLDGELIDFHTIAEHSTQGILLLLSDSTNVERPGYSHSEKEVGGHLHNAFIEAKKRIIVTTFASNIHRLKQVIECAINHHRKVAIIGMSMCNTIDMAIKYGYLLSDHQKALIPFEDIKKQASSHIVVLTTGSQGEPLAALSRMATNSHKQLKIEKGDTVIFSARAIPGRESSIASTINNLFKLGAEVIYEKVSEVHVSGHASSEELKLMLNLANPKFFVPIHGEYRHLIHHAKLAHKVGIPEKNTFILENGKKLELTKDKARIIGSVNSGMVLVDGKGVGDIGNVVLRDRQHLASDGMVVVLIIVHKQSRKLFSPIEIISRGFVYAKESESLLSKAKQKAEKVLEECLSQNSDWPVIKNTVSGVLKKFFYEEMERRPMILPLIVEI, from the coding sequence ATGAATCCGCACTTAAAAAATAAGTATAATCAAAAAAAGTCTGCTGATGAATATAAAATATATGTTATTCCCTTAGGGGGATGTGGTGAAATTGGCAAAAATATGACGATCATCGAAAGCAAAGATGATCTTATTGTGATTGATGCAGGGCTGATGTTTCCAAAAGAGGAAATGTTAGGTATTGATTTAATTATTCCTGACATCAGTTACTTAGTAAAGAATAGTTCTAAGATTCGAGCTATTATCTTAACTCATGGACATGAAGATCATATTGGGGCTCTTCCTTATATTATTTCTCAGATAAATGTTCCTATTTATGGAACCAGATTAACTTTAGGTTTATTAGAAAGTAAATTAGCTGAATTTGAGATCAAAAATTTACCTTCATTAATCTGCATTAAACCCAGAGATAAGATAACTTTAGGTTCTTTTCAAGTAAAATTTTTTAGGGTAAGTCATAGCATTGCAGATGGAGTAGGTTTGGTTATTCTTACCAAGATAGGAAGTATTCTTCATACCGGAGACTTTAAGATCGATCAAACTCCTCTCGATGGAGAATTAATTGATTTTCATACGATTGCCGAGCATAGCACTCAAGGAATATTGCTGCTTTTATCAGATAGCACTAATGTGGAGAGGCCAGGATATTCACATTCTGAAAAAGAAGTGGGAGGACACCTCCATAATGCCTTTATAGAAGCTAAAAAAAGAATTATTGTAACCACCTTTGCTTCTAATATTCACCGCCTTAAACAAGTAATTGAATGTGCCATTAATCATCATCGGAAGGTAGCTATAATTGGAATGAGTATGTGCAATACCATTGATATGGCTATTAAGTATGGCTATCTTCTTTCTGACCATCAAAAAGCTTTAATTCCTTTTGAAGATATTAAAAAACAAGCTTCTTCTCATATTGTAGTTCTTACTACCGGAAGTCAAGGAGAACCGTTGGCAGCATTATCACGAATGGCTACCAATTCTCATAAACAATTAAAGATTGAAAAAGGAGACACGGTTATCTTTTCAGCCCGAGCTATTCCAGGTCGCGAAAGCAGCATTGCTTCGACAATAAATAATTTATTTAAATTAGGAGCAGAAGTGATTTATGAAAAAGTTTCAGAAGTTCATGTTTCTGGTCACGCCAGTAGTGAAGAGTTGAAGCTGATGTTAAACTTAGCTAATCCTAAATTTTTTGTGCCTATTCATGGCGAATATCGTCATCTCATTCATCATGCTAAATTAGCTCATAAAGTAGGAATTCCAGAAAAGAACACCTTTATTTTAGAAAATGGAAAGAAATTAGAGCTCACTAAAGATAAAGCTCGGATTATTGGAAGTGTTAATTCAGGCATGGTCTTAGTAGACGGAAAAGGGGTAGGAGATATAGGTAATGTTGTTTTACGAGACCGTCAACATTTAGCTTCTGATGGGATGGTGGTGGTTTTGATTATCGTTCATAAGCAAAGTAGAAAGTTATTTTCTCCAATAGAGATTATTTCTCGAGGTTTTGTTTATGCCAAAGAATCAGAAAGCTTACTTTCTAAAGCTAAACAAAAAGCAGAAAAAGTTTTAGAAGAATGCCTTTCTCAAAATAGTGATTGGCCCGTTATCAAGAATACTGTTTCTGGAGTTTTAAAGAAGTTTTTTTATGAAGAGATGGAAAGAAGGCCAATGATCCTTCCTTTAATTGTAGAAATATAA